The Salvia splendens isolate huo1 chromosome 20, SspV2, whole genome shotgun sequence nucleotide sequence CCAAACATCAAAATGGGTAGTATAATTTTGTTTCGAATTTTGGTGCTTTTTCAATTGGCCATAACTTaggtttctttttttttagatCTAAAAAAAGGATCTTATGTTACAACGAGTGGAGAAGAAAAGAATAGAAGTATATTggagttagttttctttttttattacatGAAGTGGGAATATTCAAGCCACGTTTACATAAGAATCAAATTTcactcttttcttttacttGAATAAATGAAGCAGGATTAACTTCGGATtcagacaaaaaaaattattactttatcatatgtcccataaaaattgaGTCACTTCATTCTGTgcacttgttttgaaaaaatcataataaatagttaaaatgaataaatagtaaagtaaatttgagaataatatagagaagactcttaTCACATTATTCtcgattttactttactatttatctattctaactatttattacgattttttcaaaatgaatgcaaagaaagaagTGATTCAACTTTTATGGGACAGGTactaatttatttgtttgttttggaaattatttcaaaattccaGCGGTTCGTGTCAGTTTTTCGATAGTCCATATGAAAGTCCAAgatagaataataaataattaaagtttttCAAAAGACTCAGAATCAAACTGTAATAAACAGTTGAAGAGCATGGCATGTCTATTGATAGTTGCAAAAGTTCAAgcatataaaatattatatcccattttcaaaaaaatataaaatacatgTGCTCAGACTAATTAGACAGCACTACTTGAATAATCCATATGTATGAATCAAAGAAATAAACTGTCTAATTAGACAGTCTATAGAAGTATTTACATATTAACCAAATCAAAATCGAGtatatcattatatttatcAACACAATTCATTACCGACCAAGAAGATTATGATTAATAAGAAAGCTAAATTGAGGGGGAGAAACTATCTACATTGTACACCACAAGAACACATTTTTCGAggtaaataaaaattaaagatgGCTGAATTAATCTAAGTTTATTGAAATGCATGTGCGAGTGTGACAAAATTCATGGCTCCCAAAGCTCAGCATATTTGACTTTAGAGACACTCTCCAACACTTCGGAAGGCACAATATCACCTCTTACAACCACCATCTTCGTTTCCAAGTCTATTTTGTATGAACTCACTCCTGtatcataatttatttaaacttaattaattaattaattcccagcaaaaatgaaatattacaaaaaaattattagGTGGACTACACTTACCCTCCAACTTAGATATGTGCTTCTCCACTTTCCTTGCACACCCATTACAATGAATTGAAACTTTCATCACCACCATCTGCATACAttcatgaattaattaatagacTTTCACATCACCAATTAATACTCCATTAATCGGCActggatttaagaaattgatttgttaaagATTAAAAGTGGAGAGAGTTTAGCAAAAGAGAGaacaaagtaagagaaaaaactCAACTACTTTAAGACAATTCAAAAAAGGTATACGACTCAGCTATATTGGAAGAGTACCTTAGGCTTTAAGTGGAAGGCAAGAGTTGGAGTTGGGGTTGGAGCAATGAGATCCTTGAGCTTGAGAGGGATGAGGGGCTTAATGTCTTggaattcatcatcatcatggTCGTTGTGAATGCCAAAATTGTTCTTCTTCGAATTGCCTAAACAAGAGAGACAAGAAGCGGTTGCGGCGACAGGAAACATGCACATAACTGCTCTGCTGCATCTCAGCTTCCTCATCGCTGCCACAAACTAACACACCACCTTCTTCGCTTAATGTTTTCTCTTTTTGCTTTTGTTTATAAGCACTAGTGTCAGATATAGTATTATTCATTATTCCCCACCCCTCTCAATAATACAATTCTCCCTCCgtaatttaaaaataacaattattttattttggccCGATCTTCAAAATTGTAAGtacattttttaataatttgagaCTCATTAATAGTAATACATAGGGatatgatcaattgctaactaattagcaatctaaaattaagaccaatttttaatcattagattaggagatctgGTGCTTGATATATAATGTCAagtagattatattttaaatttaaataattattaaataaaattaaagggtattaatgtcaattccctcttattaaaattatcccaaaactttaaatttacgtaacccactcaattaaattatttttttgcaaaaaatatatcaatttaaaggtaattttataaggattctaacgagatctcaattgcatatgttccgacgacttTCGGATGAaggaatttgatgatttttatttcaaatcctGTATATGTTGTTGATAACCagatttttatcaacaaatacataaaaaaatattaatataatgtatgtaaaatctcaatataatgcatgtaaaatctcaataaaattgtgttgatattttcgtgtacttgtgttgaaatactcatgtcattgtgttgatatttgtaatacactatgttgataataaaaaaaatacgaaaatatgatatgataatagaatgacgatcttaccattttgttgatattttgtctactatatattgaaattcgtaagatttaatctcatccacatattttgaaatCTAATGATATagatttggtcttgattttggGTTATGATGCTATAAGCAATAGAAGATGACCCTTAATATAGatactttaattattattttttctatttttttattttattaattttatattaactaATATCATTTCAAAAGTTACAACTTTCTATCATTATTAATAGACAAatgaagtattttattttctaatcaacacacaaaatgaTTGAAAGAGAAAATCTGATTAATGTCTATCGACTTAGTTTTAATAGTAAAAATATATTAGTACTAACTGATTTTTGTACTTTTGGACAAAATGCCTTTggttaatactagtactaattttCTTTTTGAGTGCTGTAAAAATGGTCTCTAGAATATATATTTGTATTAGTACTTAGTATAAACAAATTACTAGaggtatttaaataaaattttaatttatttgaggtactttttcaaaaaaaaaattggcatTTACTCTTCCTATTCTCAAGGGCATTATTGACCTTATTTCGGGAGAATATCTTTAACAAGATTCTCTCCTCTAATGTGGATAGTATACTAAATGTGGATAGTTAATACACTATTAATTATTAGTAATTCATTAGACTTCTCTATAGTTGCTTTAAATGTGAGCaattttaattcattatttcTCATTCACCTGACATCagtttacaaaaaataaatatatcacAGTCTTTTAGTCCGGGGTAGATCGACACTATATTATTTaatatcataaaattaaatatttcgtCACATTATTATTGGTCAACTCTTTGACggagcacgattccaacaatacAAGGTCTGAGTTCATTCAAACTTTCATTTTCTTCAATCAAATGTTGTTCTTCGCGTGTAAATTGTTTCCAAAGGAATTCAAGAATGCTCTTCATCACTGGCACGATCGATTTCAATCCTAATACCAATATTGTTCGagtaatttttgtattttcaaaattggTACTCTCTGCCTCATTCCATATtacacaaaatcaaaaaatatatacatcatccgtccatgaaaaatagtctcattttttcattttgtatgatattttcacattaattattaaaaatattttttccttttagTATGAGAAAGCGAGTTTAATTTCTCACTTTTAAGTGGATGTGAAACAGCACTagactataatatttttaagtaaaaatataCGTCACGTTCTTTAAAAAATGTATAAGTACTAGTGAACAAAAATACTTAGTTAAATTGTCATTAAATACACTGATCCTTTGATTGGTGTGACAGGTGGTTTAATTAACCATAATATATCTAAAATATGTTTAtgaggccacccgcaacgcgtcacgcgggtggcccgtaatcCGTCACTAAGGGACAAGAcagcggcgtgacgcgttgcagcgccccgtctcgtccccagcccgccacACGTTCCGTCTAGCCGTGAcggatggcgagacgtctcgccacgcctCCAGGGCGACGtagcgcgctccggcgccatgcgtgacgcccactcgccgacccgcgagtgggcatcgtcacgctggcgcaataaatcatttttttaaatccgagtttaaaaaaaaataaaaaacgataaacggtaatattaccgttatattaccgttttttttctttttttactctataaatactcctaattcatcctcatttcacacacaaatacacatctattcttcccaaatcatctccatttcctctccaattttcatctaacctctcatcataaaatgtccggcgacggaaactctggcggtggcggctccggcgggttcgacatcaacgcgttcggcgactgggggcatgtacaatgtcctgggtggtggaTCCGGTTCGTC carries:
- the LOC121782053 gene encoding protein SODIUM POTASSIUM ROOT DEFECTIVE 1-like; this encodes MRKLRCSRAVMCMFPVAATASCLSCLGNSKKNNFGIHNDHDDDEFQDIKPLIPLKLKDLIAPTPTPTLAFHLKPKMVVMKVSIHCNGCARKVEKHISKLEGVSSYKIDLETKMVVVRGDIVPSEVLESVSKVKYAELWEP